The Falco cherrug isolate bFalChe1 chromosome 3, bFalChe1.pri, whole genome shotgun sequence genome segment TAACtgcatttcatctttttttccccctattaAATAACAGAAATCTCAGGATAATCTGAGAAATgtcttcatatatttttcttcactcaGTCCTTTGAATTTATGACAAATGAGATTAAGACCAGTGAAGACTTTCTAAACCCAGatctcttttttgctttcttcatacAAACCTTAATTATTTCTTGTTGTAGTGTATTCGTTACCTTCAAAGAAACTTGTCGTTCTGCAGATCAGATCACCTTTTATAAAGGTATGTATGTTCATTGGTGGTTCTTACTTCACTATTCAGTTTGAATAGTTCTGCTGGCAAATAATATAAGTGGcctagcaaaatatttttctactttgtgCTATAATGTGTTCTGCAGTTAATACAGTTTCAGCTAACAAAAACTGACTTCTGCATTCACTGaaggttgttttggttttccaggCCCCAGAACATCCCGCCTATGTTAGTAGATTTTACTTAAATATGTCCTTAAATATTAACAgtcttgaaaatacaaaatggtCTGGGTTttgtccatttttcttttttttttttttttttcacatttattggttttgtgtgggttttttattgtaACGGCTTAATTTTTGGTGTCACTccaatttaattatttcatagtGTTCTATGTTAAACTGATTCATAGAatgatttaggttggaaaagactttggAGATCGTCAAGTCCAAacattaacccaggactgccaagtccatcactaaaccatgtccctaagcactgcatctacgcattttttaaagactttcagGGGTGctgattctaccacctccctcTCTTACAATGCTTtaccaccctttcagtgaaaatctttttcctaatatccgatctaaacctccccagATATAACGTcattcctcttgtcctgtcacttgttatctgagagaagagacctacccctgcctgcctacagcctccttccaggtagttgtagagagcaatatggtcccccctgagcctccttttctccaggataAACCCAGTTCCCTCAATTGCTCCTCGtgagacttgtgctccagacccttcaccagctttgttgcccttctctgaacacgctccagcacctctacatccctcttgaagtgaggggcccaaaaatGAACATGGCATTTGAGATGTGGCATCAGCAGTGtcgagtacagggggacaatcacttccctagtcctgctggccacactattttggatacaagccaggatgctgtttgccgccttggccacctgggcacactgcgGGCTCAagttcagccagctgttgaccagcacccccagggcctttttctgccaggcagcttcccagctgctcttccccaggcctgcAGCACTGagtggggttgctgtgacccaggcGCAGGGCCTtgcactgagccttgttgaacctcacacagttggcctcggcccatcagtccagcctgtccagatctctctacagagccttcctgccctcaggcagatcaGCATCCCCCcgccagcttggtgtcatctgtaGACTTACTGAGGGCGCACTCCATCCCCTCATCCATATCATTGATAAAGATGTTCAAGAGAACTGTCCCCAATACTGAGCCatggggaacaccacttgtgatgGGTTGCCAGCTGCctgtaactccatttactactGCTCCTTGGGCTTGGCAGTCCAGGCAGCTTCTTACCCAGCATAAAGTCCCTTTGTTCAAGCCATGAgaagccagtttctccaggagaacgCTGTAGGAGACTGTGTTGAAggctaaggtccaggtagacaacatcaACAGCCTTACCCTCGTTaactaggtgggtcatcttgtaGAAGGAGATGAGGTTCATCAGGACCTGCCTTTCgtaaccccatgctggctgggcctgattccccagttgtcctgcatgtgctgtgtgatggcactcaggatacctgctccataaccttcccctgCACCAAGggcaggcctgtagttccctggatcctcctgcctgcccttgaAGATGGATGTCACAGCTGctgacctccagtcttctgggaccttaccggttagccaggactgttgataaatgatggggAGTGGCTTGGCGAGCTCTTCTctcagctccctcagtaccctcaggtggatcctGTGCAGCCCCATAGACTTGCGTGTGTCTAGGTGGAGCAGCAGGTAAGTAACTGTTTcttcgtgggctgtggggacttcattcttCTCCTCCttatccctgtcttccagcccagggggctgagtacccagagagaagctggtcttgctattaaagactgaggcaaagaagaaattaagtacctcagcctgTTCCTCACCCTTTGTGGCAAGGTTCCCtgccacatccaataaaggatgcagattgcccttggccctccttttgtttctaatgtatttataacattttttgtcatcttttatgGCAATGACCAGCCTCAATTTCAGCTGAGCTTTTGCGTCTCTAATCTTCACCTTGCATGACTGCATTCATTatgtaaaaaatgaagaatttagAGTTACTCGTTAACTGGACGGTGGctataattaaaataagcagaataccatgccagaaaaaaatttatgCTGTGGTTTTTAGCAGTTCAAAGTGGAAAACTGTGATCCTACCATCCCATTTTACTCTAAAGCTTTTTCCGTTGATATTAATGGCACACAGACTTGGTATTAGTGTTGTAGTTAACGTGGTCTTAATGGTAATTTTTATCATTGTATGTGTAGTTTTGATTAAGCAAACAACCACAGCAgtcctctgcttttttaaaaatgtatgtgaagCTGAAGGCTAAATGGAtatgaagaggaacttgcatCACTGCTAAACATTATATGTAACACCTAGTATTGTTggcttttagctttttttttaaggatactatatttttcactttttttctctgtctttgcaTAAAGAACAAGTACAGGCCATTCTGTCAAATGCTGCTTTCTTGGGTGAAAAGTAGCAAATGTGCCCAAGTTGTTCTTCTGTCTAGCAGCCATGCCTACCAGCGTGATGATGAGCAACTTCTTGGGTATGTTTGTGTCATTAAAAGACCTaattaatgtttctgttctttttgacAAACTGATATATTTCCCTCTGCTGAGTACTTTTGACAGGGTTGTTACTTGCCTGTGTACATAGGTCATAAAATACTTAATACACTATTAAAACATTACGTTATACGGGATTAGTCTCTGAACTTTGTTAGTTACTACTGTCAAAAGTACCAAGCAAACAATAAACTGTAAGTAAATTGCACTAGGCCTGCACTGTCAGTCAACAGAGCCTCAGTTTTAACTTCTTAATTTCTTGTGTCTGTAGGTATTGTCAGGGATTAGCTACTAACATACAGGTCATAGATTagatttaaaagttaattaGAATATTAGTTACTTACCACTTCATCATTCTATATTTTGAATGTAGTAGTTGTATGCATGTAGTAAGTAGTTTGAATATACAGTCAAATCTGTAGATTTAATGTAAGTTGTCATTCTTTTTTCATAGGAAGGTatcaggtttggttttttggttgggaGGCAACTGCAAGGTTCAGagtgtatttttattagatATTACCCCTTTAAAAGACAAGCATTACTTGCTGATTGAGGACATCATATTTGGtgatttaacaaaaacaaaaataaatcagtatttttgcAAAAGAGCAGTTATCTTCAGGCTGTATAAATGCAGAGGGCTTTAAGGGATGTTTAGGTCCATGCACATTCCAGATACAGTTACCAGTGATGTTTGCATGCAGTTGCAGAATGGCCAGCTAACATGGAATGGAATGAGAGGGTCTGATGGTTATTCGATGTGGTCTGAGTCATAAGGTGTGATTTAACACCCTACCCCAGCACCACAGAATAACTCTCTTAAAGCAGTTTCACTAAAGAGTGAGGGTAGCGCATTCAGAAAATGCTTAGACTTGACTGAAGTTTGCATATATTTGCAGTGTGAGCTTATTTAGAATACTGTATCACAATGAAGTCCAAGTTTACCCTAACAAACTTTAAATTAATCACCTCTtatctgaaggaagaaaaagcacgttttatttgtaaataattttaagcaGTTCGCCTATTATCTACTTATGTGTCTGGTACTTTCCAGTTATTGGAGCCTCTAAAAAGCTGGTATGTTAGTTCTGTTTGTGGCAGAAAGTTGAGTAGCTTGTACTGTTTTGAGGCCACAGACAACTTTTTTAACCTTGatttgaggaggaaggagatgtCAGTGCAGTACATTGGAGATGTGAAGTCCTCAATGCTTGCAGCTTTTTTCCATCACAAGTAATAACATTGGTAGTGTCTTTTATTGTCACACTAAATGTATTCTTGATTTGTTTCTAGGACACCACTACGCTACCTACTTACACCTGACCTGGAGAAAGCATTTGGAGGCCTTATGCAGGAgctgaactggaaagaaatggaaaaagtagCAGCTTACCCTGGAAtaaatgatacagaaaaaatTCTACATATTCCTGGAGGTGGCATCACAAAACTATTGTTTACTGAGAGGTGAGTCGCCTAAAGATAAGCACAGAAGGATATCAAAAGTCTTAGTTTTGGTACATGGgtaaaattatcttttaaacCACTATGTaataggaagaggaaaaaaccctcttttcATAAAAAGGGCTTTATAGGAATAGTCCAGATCAAGCCCATaattaagagggg includes the following:
- the PSMG2 gene encoding proteasome assembly chaperone 2 isoform X2, with product MTKVGYFYTDCLVPMVGNNPYATAEENSVELSINAEVYSLPSKKLVVLQIRSPFIKNKYRPFCQMLLSWVKSSKCAQVVLLSSSHAYQRDDEQLLGTPLRYLLTPDLEKAFGGLMQELNWKEMEKVAAYPGINDTEKILHIPGGGITKLLFTESCSKGIPMAVLLKFCSEGDNIPDAFALVNYLNEWLQLIKSESNSSTDASSQWKIPSSWRLLFGSGLPPALF